The Desulfonatronovibrio magnus DNA window CCTCTTTCAATTACCAAGTTTGAATGGTAAGGAACCATTTGCCTGTCACCACAAGTGGCCGGCCGATATTCTATATTTTCAGCAAGGTAGTTGATAACCAGACTGATTTTTTCATGTATTCCTAAAGCTGAAACTTCCTTGCCCGATAGCAAAATATCGTAGGCATTCAAGCCTGAGTATTGAGATGAATAGAGATATGTGTAATGTCGGGAAACATCATCCCAGTTATTTACAGTGCTGATCATCAGCTTGACATCGTATACTTCTGAAGCGTCCCATGCGAAATAATCTCTTGTTACTATCTCTTCAAATTTATAACCTTCATGTCTTATTCTATACTTGAAATCCATTTTTTCAGGAAACTGTAATGAATAAGAAATGTGATCTGCCGGATATTGAAGGCTTAAGTCTAAATAGTCTGCAAAGAATTTCTCAAAATTTGTAAACTTTACACTGGTTTGAAAGTCAACCCCGATGTTAATGGGTGATAACTCTAATTTGTTTTTCAAATTTTGTTCATTGAAGTTGTGCAGATTGTTTACTAATCTTCCATTATAAGTTAGTTCCAAGTCTGCATTGTTTTCGATTGTTTCTATAAATAGTGATATGTTTCTAAATCCATTGACTGTAAGTACTTCAAATAAATATTTATAATTGCCGTATATATTCCATGAATCATCAATATTCACATCTTTAGCATGGTGAACTACTCTATAAGGATCTGCTGGCTGAACATTTATGCACAAAAAAAAAGATATAATTAGTATTGACCTTCTGGCTTGCTTCGCAGCATGAATTAGTTGTAAGTAAATCATTAGCATTCAAAAGTTTTAACTCTATATCTTTACCTTAACAATTTTCATCATCCACCACACTCCAGTTCCAATCATAAGTGCAACAAGAGTGCTTACCATCCACCCTGGAATGGTGGTATACATCAGCCTGAATACTTCGTTATTCATTGTATTTAATAGAAGAGCTATAATCAAAGGCAAGACAGCGAGTATCCATGCCTGAGTAACTCCTTCAGCTGTCATGGTTTTGATTTTTTGCTGTACTTTTTTTCTTTCCTGCATAGTGCTGGCCAGGCTGTCAAATCTTTCTGGAAGGTTGCCTCCTGATTCCAGAAGAATCAGTGCTGCATTAACCATAATTCTTGTATCATTACCAGGCATTCTCCTGGCAAGGTTTTTAAGTGAGTCGCCAATAGTTGCTCCAAGTTTGTGCTCTCTTAAAACCAGCTCGAACTCCTGGCTGACTGGGGGCTTTCCTTCTCTGGCAAGCATTTCAATAGCCTGGACCAGGCTTAAACCTGCCCTTAAGCCATTGGAAATCATTACCAGGCCATCTGCCAGCTGAGATTCAAATTTTTTTGATCTTCTCCAGCGAAGAAATGCAACTGTTCCTTTTGGAAAGTTAAAAGCTGCGTAGCCAAGCAGTGCTGCAAGAAACAATCTAATTCCAAGCTGATCGGTTATATTGCTTGAAAGGTTGTAGAGCCTTTCTTCAGAGATGACAAAATTGTCGGATTCTCTGGCTCTGGCTTCAGCAAAGGATGCATCGTTATGTCTGCCCATCAATGTGTAAAGTTCAGCAATGTTCTGGTGTGCCTTTCCATAGTGGGGCATAAGCCTGATTGCCTGCATAAGTTTTTTTTCAGCCTGTGCGTAGTTTCTGAGTCCAAGATAAGCAACACCAAGTTCATTATGAACCAGTGGAGAATCAATCCCTCTCAGTCTCTCAAGCTGCAGCACTGCTTCAGAGTACATCTGATTCTGGTTGTATTCCACAGCCCTTTCAATACTCATTCTGTACTCAATTTCAGATACCTTCCCAGGCAGAAAAAAACCCAGCAAAGCGCCTGCTATTGTCAAGCCAATTACCGTTCTGTAAATCTGAGTTTTGGAAACATTATAAAACATTTCAGACAAGGCGCTATGGAGGCGCTCAGTGTACTCATTAGTTTGCTGTTCATCTTTTGGCCTGGTGCGCAGGAGAAAGTATAAAGATCCCCAAAACAACACAAAAAGTATTAATGATAAAATTATTGCTGTATTCATCAGGAATCCTTCAAAGTAACGTCAAAAATTAGTTGCTGGCCCAGAAAACTTCTCTTGGGATATGAAGTCCTCTTTCTTCAAATCTTTCAATACATTTAGGAACATATCCTGTTGCAGAGAATTCTCCAAGTACTCGACCTGCCTCTTCCCCTTTTTGCTTATACATAAAGATATCTCCCAAAGTAATTACATCTCCCTGCATCCCGTCTACCTCTGAAACCTGAATCACTTTTCTGGAACCATCCTTAAATCTGCTGATTTGGACGATGATATCTATTGCCCCGACGATCTGTTCTTTGATGGCCTTGATGGGCAGCTCAAAGCCTGCATAAAGTACAAGGGTTTCAAGCCTTGATATAGCCTCTCGAGATGAGTTGGAGTGTATGGTTGTAAGTGATCCATCATGGCCGGTGTTCATGGCTTGAAGCATGTCAAGAGCTTCAGCTCCACGGCATTCACCCACAACTATCCTGTCGGGTCTCATGCGCAGGCTGTTTTTCACCAGATCCCTGATAACTACTTCTCCTTTTCCTTCAATGTTTGGAGGCCGGCTTT harbors:
- a CDS encoding type II secretion system F family protein, which encodes MNTAIILSLILFVLFWGSLYFLLRTRPKDEQQTNEYTERLHSALSEMFYNVSKTQIYRTVIGLTIAGALLGFFLPGKVSEIEYRMSIERAVEYNQNQMYSEAVLQLERLRGIDSPLVHNELGVAYLGLRNYAQAEKKLMQAIRLMPHYGKAHQNIAELYTLMGRHNDASFAEARARESDNFVISEERLYNLSSNITDQLGIRLFLAALLGYAAFNFPKGTVAFLRWRRSKKFESQLADGLVMISNGLRAGLSLVQAIEMLAREGKPPVSQEFELVLREHKLGATIGDSLKNLARRMPGNDTRIMVNAALILLESGGNLPERFDSLASTMQERKKVQQKIKTMTAEGVTQAWILAVLPLIIALLLNTMNNEVFRLMYTTIPGWMVSTLVALMIGTGVWWMMKIVKVKI
- a CDS encoding transglutaminase-like domain-containing protein; this encodes MIYLQLIHAAKQARRSILIISFFLCINVQPADPYRVVHHAKDVNIDDSWNIYGNYKYLFEVLTVNGFRNISLFIETIENNADLELTYNGRLVNNLHNFNEQNLKNKLELSPINIGVDFQTSVKFTNFEKFFADYLDLSLQYPADHISYSLQFPEKMDFKYRIRHEGYKFEEIVTRDYFAWDASEVYDVKLMISTVNNWDDVSRHYTYLYSSQYSGLNAYDILLSGKEVSALGIHEKISLVINYLAENIEYRPATCGDRQMVPYHSNLVIERGYGDCKDVALLGTELLISLGVEAYVVLTGKTSTEWAYQLPDPFIFNHAQIAASIDGRIFLYDVFDEDSYGKEICQQQNILILGKK